Proteins from one Coffea arabica cultivar ET-39 chromosome 8c, Coffea Arabica ET-39 HiFi, whole genome shotgun sequence genomic window:
- the LOC113707463 gene encoding protein SPA1-RELATED 2 isoform X1, with translation MDEAVDDDATGVAAADGMHVIHKQREYSLKPSNSSLLESHESDQNEGSSHLFTDILDGKNLDRMGSSEQASVSPHCMNNSGIMVEELTFTNYSGENLAIVGTSDNRDRVQSWKKHLHQKATGSGSAGSNGDAANRDRNWEAESVWEDTGHLFFSGFLDQNQKPSGENYQELLDNFPGNDNKSMLSNAFSSGVTRTKIVSKSGYSEYFIKNTLKGKGIIYKGPLDRGFGDESGNQSYSRSTSTGILSSNTPLSSTRDVVMPISNVFPEVWSGISTFPNPDGVLLREWLRAGQNKANKMENLRIFRQIVKLVDFSHSQGIALKELRPSYFKLLPSNRVIYLGSSVHLSDNVLDHDVPRSEHDQIGKRPLEKNLLPFDHHFAKKHKFGDNMLHSGRLPHSSSSFDFKTASVDISRVDSFLGPNSGSQSSENQNIKVDFKSQSRSSVPQAPDMSPPILTSVNFMSEEKWYSSPEQHNERRLAFSSNIYSLGVLLFELLSSFDSRRSHEAAMLDLRHRILPPEFLSENPKEAGFCLWLLHPESSSRPTAREILQFEVICSIQELAGDELVSSIEEEDAESELLLHFLLSLKEKKQRDASNLVEEIRFIEADVQEVEKRQTRELPACTSLAEESLAAKRNRLLRRGHVSSDFRPRLPLLCDEKMTKNIRQLESAYFSMRSNIQLPRKDMTTRGDKGLLRIRENWSLGKDRGICKTTDCLGGFFTDLCKYACYSNFKVRGVLRNGDMANSANVICSLSFDRDEDYLAAGGVSKKIKIFDFHALFDDSVDIHYPVVEMSNKSKLSCICWNSYIKNYLASTDYDGAVKLWDAATGQGFSEFVEHDERAWSVDFSRLDPTKFASGSDDHLVKLWSINERNSLCTIRNNANVCSVQFSAQSTYLLAFSTADYKTYCYDLRNISTPWCILAGHEKAVSYAKFLDNETLVSASTDNTLKIWDLNKTNSNGLSRDACVLTLRGHTNEKNFVGLSVADGYITCGSETNEVRTSCDLHQLRSLLITDLCLCQSLPSNLAPLIPFLAKRLMMIMNSSFQVSVGDENQTWSLQQTPAAV, from the exons ATGGATGAGGCGGTTGATGATGATGCAACAGGAGTTGCTGCTGCTGATGGTATGCACGTTATACATAAACAACGTGAATACTCCCTAAAGCCCAGTAACTCCAGTCTTTTAGAATCACATGAGAGTGATCAGAATGAGGGCTCGTCTCATTTGTTTACAGATATTTTGGATGGGAAAAATTTGGATAGAATGGGTTCTTCAGAACAAGCAAGTGTGAGTCCTCACTGTATGAATAATTCTGGAATTATGGTTGAAGAATTGACGTTCACAAATTATAGTGGTGAAAATCTTGCTATAGTGGGTACCTCAGACAATAGAGATCGAGTGCAGAGCTGGAAGAAGCATTTGCATCAGAAGGCGACTGGATCAGGAAGTGCAGGCTCAAATGGAGATGCTGCAAATAGAGACAGGAATTGGGAAGCAGAAAGTGTCTGGGAGGATACTGGGCATTTATTCTTTTCAGGGTTTTTGGATCAAAATCAGAAGCCTTCTGGTGAAAATTATCAAGAACTCTTGGATAATTTTCCAGGTAATGACAATAAAAGTATGTTAAGTAATGCATTCTCCTCAGGAGTTACCCGAACAAAAATTGTATCCAAGTCTGGGTATTCTGAATATTTTATAAAGAATACATTGAAGGGCAAGGGAATAATATACAAAGGTCCTTTAGACAGAGGATTTGGTGATGAGTCAGGGAACCAGAGTTATTCAAGGTCTACCAGTACTGGGATTCTGAGTTCAAATACCCCATTGAGTTCGACTCGAGATGTTGTTATGCCTATCAGCAATGTCTTTCCTGAAGTTTGGTCTGGTATTTCTACCTTTCCTAACCCTGATGGAGTCCTTTTGAGAGAGTGGCTTAGAGCTGGTCAGAATAAGGCAAATAAAATGGAGAACTTGCGCATATTTAGACAAATTGTCAAACTGGTGGATTTTTCGCACTCTCAAGGAATTGCTTTGAAAGAGTTGCGCCCATCTTACTTCAAGTTGTTGCCATCAAACAGAGTTATTTATCTGGGATCATCTGTTCATCTTTCAGACAATGTCTTGGATCATGATGTTCCCCGGTCTGAGCATGATCAAATTGGCAAGAGGCCACTCGAAAAGAACTTGCTACCCTTTGACCATCATTTTGCAAAGAAGCATAAGTTTGGTGATAACATGCTACATTCTGGAAGGTTGCCTCACTCTTCATCCAGTTTTGACTTCAAAACTGCATCTGTTGATATTAGCAGAGTGGATAGTTTCCTGGGGCCTAATTCTGGGAGTCAGTCTAgtgaaaatcaaaatatcaagGTGGACTTTAAGTCTCAGAGCAGATCCAGTGTTCCACAAGCACCTGATATGTCACCACCAATCTTAACTTCAGTAAATTTTATGTCGGAAGAGAAATGGTATTCCAGTCCTGAGCAGCACAATGAGAGGCGCTTGGCATTTTCATCGAACATTTACTCTTTGGGAGTTCTTCTATTTGAG CTACTCAGTTCTTTTGACTCTAGAAGATCTCATGAAGCAGCAATGCTGGATCTACGTCACAGGATTCTTCCTCCAGAGTTCCTGTCAGAGAATCCCAAGGAAGCTGGATTTTGCCTTTGGCTGCTTCATCCTGAATCATCATCACGTCCAACTGCCAG ggaaattctgcaatttgaagTTATATGCAGCATTCAGGAATTAGCTGGAGATGAATTGGTATCATCTATTGAGGAAGAGGATGCTGAATCTGAATTGCTGTTGCATTTTCTCTTGTCActtaaagagaaaaaacaaagagatgCTTCAAACTTAGTAGAGGAAATTAGGTTCATAGAAGCAGATGTTCAAGAGGTTGAGAAAAGGCAAACTAGAGAATTACCAGCTTGTACCTCCTTAGCTGAGGAGTCCCTTGCTGCAAAGAGAAACAGATTGCTCAGGAGGGGGCATGTAAGTTCAGATTTTCGTCCTAGGTTGCCTCTTTTATGTGATGAGAAGATGACAAAGAATATCAGGCAGCTTGAAAGTGCTTATTTTTCAATGAGATCTAATATTCAGCTTCCTCGAAAGGATATGACTACACGTGGTGACAAAGGATTGTTAAGAATTCGAGAGAACTGGTCGttagggaaggacagagggatATGTAAAACCACTGATTGCCTTGGGGGATTCTTTACCGATTTGTGCAAGTATGCTTGCTATAGTAATTTTAAAGTGCGAGGGGTTTTGAGGAATGGAGATATGGCTAATTCAGCAAATGTAATATGCTCCTTGAGTTTTGACCGGGATGAGGACTATCTGGCTGCTGGTGGAGTCTCAAAGAAAATTAAGATATTTGATTTCCATGCACTTTTTGACGATTCCGTTGACATTCATTATCCAGTAGTTGAGATGTCAAACAAATCGAAGCTCAGCTGCATTTGCTGGAATAGCTATATAAAGAACTATCTTGCCTCTACTGACTATGATGGGGCAGTCAAG TTATGGGATGCAGCAACTGGTCAGGGATTTTCTGAATTTGTTGAGCATGACGAAAGGGCTTGGTCTGTTGACTTTTCTCGGCTGGATCCGACAAAATTTGCCAGCGGAAGTGATGATCATTTGGTGAAACTTTGGAGCATTAATGAG AGAAACAGTTTGTGCACAATCAGGAATAATGCCAATGTCTGCTCTGTTCAGTTTTCAGCTCAGTCAACATACTTGCTGGCTTTTAGCACTGCTGATTACAAGACATATTGTTATGATCTTCGAAATATTTCGACACCTTGGTGTATATTGGCTGGTCATGAGAAAGCTGTTAGCTATGCCAAATTTCTGGACAATGAAACACTAGTTTCTGCATCCACGGACAATACATTGAAGATTTGGGATTTGAATAAAACCAATTCTAACGGTTTGTCAAGGGATGCTTGTGTATTAACCCTACGAGGACATACTAATGAGAAG AACTTTGTGGGTTTATCTGTTGCTGATGGATACATCACATGTGGTTCCGAGACAAATGAGGTGAGAACAAGCTGCGATTTGCACCAACTTAG GTCTTTGCTTATTACCGATCTCTGCCTATGCCAATCACTTCCCTCAAATTTGGCTCCATTGATCCCATTTCTGGCAAAGAGACTGATGATGATAATGAACAGTTCGTTTCAAGTGTCTGTTGGAGACGAAAATCAAACATGGTCATTGCAGCAAACTCCAGCGGCTGTATAA
- the LOC113707463 gene encoding protein SPA1-RELATED 2 isoform X2, translated as MDEAVDDDATGVAAADGMHVIHKQREYSLKPSNSSLLESHESDQNEGSSHLFTDILDGKNLDRMGSSEQASVSPHCMNNSGIMVEELTFTNYSGENLAIVGTSDNRDRVQSWKKHLHQKATGSGSAGSNGDAANRDRNWEAESVWEDTGHLFFSGFLDQNQKPSGENYQELLDNFPGNDNKSMLSNAFSSGVTRTKIVSKSGYSEYFIKNTLKGKGIIYKGPLDRGFGDESGNQSYSRSTSTGILSSNTPLSSTRDVVMPISNVFPEVWSGISTFPNPDGVLLREWLRAGQNKANKMENLRIFRQIVKLVDFSHSQGIALKELRPSYFKLLPSNRVIYLGSSVHLSDNVLDHDVPRSEHDQIGKRPLEKNLLPFDHHFAKKHKFGDNMLHSGRLPHSSSSFDFKTASVDISRVDSFLGPNSGSQSSENQNIKVDFKSQSRSSVPQAPDMSPPILTSVNFMSEEKWYSSPEQHNERRLAFSSNIYSLGVLLFELLSSFDSRRSHEAAMLDLRHRILPPEFLSENPKEAGFCLWLLHPESSSRPTAREILQFEVICSIQELAGDELVSSIEEEDAESELLLHFLLSLKEKKQRDASNLVEEIRFIEADVQEVEKRQTRELPACTSLAEESLAAKRNRLLRRGHVSSDFRPRLPLLCDEKMTKNIRQLESAYFSMRSNIQLPRKDMTTRGDKGLLRIRENWSLGKDRGICKTTDCLGGFFTDLCKYACYSNFKVRGVLRNGDMANSANVICSLSFDRDEDYLAAGGVSKKIKIFDFHALFDDSVDIHYPVVEMSNKSKLSCICWNSYIKNYLASTDYDGAVKLWDAATGQGFSEFVEHDERAWSVDFSRLDPTKFASGSDDHLVKLWSINERNSLCTIRNNANVCSVQFSAQSTYLLAFSTADYKTYCYDLRNISTPWCILAGHEKAVSYAKFLDNETLVSASTDNTLKIWDLNKTNSNGLSRDACVLTLRGHTNEKNFVGLSVADGYITCGSETNEVFAYYRSLPMPITSLKFGSIDPISGKETDDDNEQFVSSVCWRRKSNMVIAANSSGCIKLLELV; from the exons ATGGATGAGGCGGTTGATGATGATGCAACAGGAGTTGCTGCTGCTGATGGTATGCACGTTATACATAAACAACGTGAATACTCCCTAAAGCCCAGTAACTCCAGTCTTTTAGAATCACATGAGAGTGATCAGAATGAGGGCTCGTCTCATTTGTTTACAGATATTTTGGATGGGAAAAATTTGGATAGAATGGGTTCTTCAGAACAAGCAAGTGTGAGTCCTCACTGTATGAATAATTCTGGAATTATGGTTGAAGAATTGACGTTCACAAATTATAGTGGTGAAAATCTTGCTATAGTGGGTACCTCAGACAATAGAGATCGAGTGCAGAGCTGGAAGAAGCATTTGCATCAGAAGGCGACTGGATCAGGAAGTGCAGGCTCAAATGGAGATGCTGCAAATAGAGACAGGAATTGGGAAGCAGAAAGTGTCTGGGAGGATACTGGGCATTTATTCTTTTCAGGGTTTTTGGATCAAAATCAGAAGCCTTCTGGTGAAAATTATCAAGAACTCTTGGATAATTTTCCAGGTAATGACAATAAAAGTATGTTAAGTAATGCATTCTCCTCAGGAGTTACCCGAACAAAAATTGTATCCAAGTCTGGGTATTCTGAATATTTTATAAAGAATACATTGAAGGGCAAGGGAATAATATACAAAGGTCCTTTAGACAGAGGATTTGGTGATGAGTCAGGGAACCAGAGTTATTCAAGGTCTACCAGTACTGGGATTCTGAGTTCAAATACCCCATTGAGTTCGACTCGAGATGTTGTTATGCCTATCAGCAATGTCTTTCCTGAAGTTTGGTCTGGTATTTCTACCTTTCCTAACCCTGATGGAGTCCTTTTGAGAGAGTGGCTTAGAGCTGGTCAGAATAAGGCAAATAAAATGGAGAACTTGCGCATATTTAGACAAATTGTCAAACTGGTGGATTTTTCGCACTCTCAAGGAATTGCTTTGAAAGAGTTGCGCCCATCTTACTTCAAGTTGTTGCCATCAAACAGAGTTATTTATCTGGGATCATCTGTTCATCTTTCAGACAATGTCTTGGATCATGATGTTCCCCGGTCTGAGCATGATCAAATTGGCAAGAGGCCACTCGAAAAGAACTTGCTACCCTTTGACCATCATTTTGCAAAGAAGCATAAGTTTGGTGATAACATGCTACATTCTGGAAGGTTGCCTCACTCTTCATCCAGTTTTGACTTCAAAACTGCATCTGTTGATATTAGCAGAGTGGATAGTTTCCTGGGGCCTAATTCTGGGAGTCAGTCTAgtgaaaatcaaaatatcaagGTGGACTTTAAGTCTCAGAGCAGATCCAGTGTTCCACAAGCACCTGATATGTCACCACCAATCTTAACTTCAGTAAATTTTATGTCGGAAGAGAAATGGTATTCCAGTCCTGAGCAGCACAATGAGAGGCGCTTGGCATTTTCATCGAACATTTACTCTTTGGGAGTTCTTCTATTTGAG CTACTCAGTTCTTTTGACTCTAGAAGATCTCATGAAGCAGCAATGCTGGATCTACGTCACAGGATTCTTCCTCCAGAGTTCCTGTCAGAGAATCCCAAGGAAGCTGGATTTTGCCTTTGGCTGCTTCATCCTGAATCATCATCACGTCCAACTGCCAG ggaaattctgcaatttgaagTTATATGCAGCATTCAGGAATTAGCTGGAGATGAATTGGTATCATCTATTGAGGAAGAGGATGCTGAATCTGAATTGCTGTTGCATTTTCTCTTGTCActtaaagagaaaaaacaaagagatgCTTCAAACTTAGTAGAGGAAATTAGGTTCATAGAAGCAGATGTTCAAGAGGTTGAGAAAAGGCAAACTAGAGAATTACCAGCTTGTACCTCCTTAGCTGAGGAGTCCCTTGCTGCAAAGAGAAACAGATTGCTCAGGAGGGGGCATGTAAGTTCAGATTTTCGTCCTAGGTTGCCTCTTTTATGTGATGAGAAGATGACAAAGAATATCAGGCAGCTTGAAAGTGCTTATTTTTCAATGAGATCTAATATTCAGCTTCCTCGAAAGGATATGACTACACGTGGTGACAAAGGATTGTTAAGAATTCGAGAGAACTGGTCGttagggaaggacagagggatATGTAAAACCACTGATTGCCTTGGGGGATTCTTTACCGATTTGTGCAAGTATGCTTGCTATAGTAATTTTAAAGTGCGAGGGGTTTTGAGGAATGGAGATATGGCTAATTCAGCAAATGTAATATGCTCCTTGAGTTTTGACCGGGATGAGGACTATCTGGCTGCTGGTGGAGTCTCAAAGAAAATTAAGATATTTGATTTCCATGCACTTTTTGACGATTCCGTTGACATTCATTATCCAGTAGTTGAGATGTCAAACAAATCGAAGCTCAGCTGCATTTGCTGGAATAGCTATATAAAGAACTATCTTGCCTCTACTGACTATGATGGGGCAGTCAAG TTATGGGATGCAGCAACTGGTCAGGGATTTTCTGAATTTGTTGAGCATGACGAAAGGGCTTGGTCTGTTGACTTTTCTCGGCTGGATCCGACAAAATTTGCCAGCGGAAGTGATGATCATTTGGTGAAACTTTGGAGCATTAATGAG AGAAACAGTTTGTGCACAATCAGGAATAATGCCAATGTCTGCTCTGTTCAGTTTTCAGCTCAGTCAACATACTTGCTGGCTTTTAGCACTGCTGATTACAAGACATATTGTTATGATCTTCGAAATATTTCGACACCTTGGTGTATATTGGCTGGTCATGAGAAAGCTGTTAGCTATGCCAAATTTCTGGACAATGAAACACTAGTTTCTGCATCCACGGACAATACATTGAAGATTTGGGATTTGAATAAAACCAATTCTAACGGTTTGTCAAGGGATGCTTGTGTATTAACCCTACGAGGACATACTAATGAGAAG AACTTTGTGGGTTTATCTGTTGCTGATGGATACATCACATGTGGTTCCGAGACAAATGAG GTCTTTGCTTATTACCGATCTCTGCCTATGCCAATCACTTCCCTCAAATTTGGCTCCATTGATCCCATTTCTGGCAAAGAGACTGATGATGATAATGAACAGTTCGTTTCAAGTGTCTGTTGGAGACGAAAATCAAACATGGTCATTGCAGCAAACTCCAGCGGCTGTATAAAGTTGTTAGAATTGGTATAG
- the LOC113707463 gene encoding protein SPA1-RELATED 2 isoform X3, with the protein MDEAVDDDATGVAAADDILDGKNLDRMGSSEQASVSPHCMNNSGIMVEELTFTNYSGENLAIVGTSDNRDRVQSWKKHLHQKATGSGSAGSNGDAANRDRNWEAESVWEDTGHLFFSGFLDQNQKPSGENYQELLDNFPGNDNKSMLSNAFSSGVTRTKIVSKSGYSEYFIKNTLKGKGIIYKGPLDRGFGDESGNQSYSRSTSTGILSSNTPLSSTRDVVMPISNVFPEVWSGISTFPNPDGVLLREWLRAGQNKANKMENLRIFRQIVKLVDFSHSQGIALKELRPSYFKLLPSNRVIYLGSSVHLSDNVLDHDVPRSEHDQIGKRPLEKNLLPFDHHFAKKHKFGDNMLHSGRLPHSSSSFDFKTASVDISRVDSFLGPNSGSQSSENQNIKVDFKSQSRSSVPQAPDMSPPILTSVNFMSEEKWYSSPEQHNERRLAFSSNIYSLGVLLFELLSSFDSRRSHEAAMLDLRHRILPPEFLSENPKEAGFCLWLLHPESSSRPTAREILQFEVICSIQELAGDELVSSIEEEDAESELLLHFLLSLKEKKQRDASNLVEEIRFIEADVQEVEKRQTRELPACTSLAEESLAAKRNRLLRRGHVSSDFRPRLPLLCDEKMTKNIRQLESAYFSMRSNIQLPRKDMTTRGDKGLLRIRENWSLGKDRGICKTTDCLGGFFTDLCKYACYSNFKVRGVLRNGDMANSANVICSLSFDRDEDYLAAGGVSKKIKIFDFHALFDDSVDIHYPVVEMSNKSKLSCICWNSYIKNYLASTDYDGAVKLWDAATGQGFSEFVEHDERAWSVDFSRLDPTKFASGSDDHLVKLWSINERNSLCTIRNNANVCSVQFSAQSTYLLAFSTADYKTYCYDLRNISTPWCILAGHEKAVSYAKFLDNETLVSASTDNTLKIWDLNKTNSNGLSRDACVLTLRGHTNEKNFVGLSVADGYITCGSETNEVRTSCDLHQLRSLLITDLCLCQSLPSNLAPLIPFLAKRLMMIMNSSFQVSVGDENQTWSLQQTPAAV; encoded by the exons ATGGATGAGGCGGTTGATGATGATGCAACAGGAGTTGCTGCTGCTGATG ATATTTTGGATGGGAAAAATTTGGATAGAATGGGTTCTTCAGAACAAGCAAGTGTGAGTCCTCACTGTATGAATAATTCTGGAATTATGGTTGAAGAATTGACGTTCACAAATTATAGTGGTGAAAATCTTGCTATAGTGGGTACCTCAGACAATAGAGATCGAGTGCAGAGCTGGAAGAAGCATTTGCATCAGAAGGCGACTGGATCAGGAAGTGCAGGCTCAAATGGAGATGCTGCAAATAGAGACAGGAATTGGGAAGCAGAAAGTGTCTGGGAGGATACTGGGCATTTATTCTTTTCAGGGTTTTTGGATCAAAATCAGAAGCCTTCTGGTGAAAATTATCAAGAACTCTTGGATAATTTTCCAGGTAATGACAATAAAAGTATGTTAAGTAATGCATTCTCCTCAGGAGTTACCCGAACAAAAATTGTATCCAAGTCTGGGTATTCTGAATATTTTATAAAGAATACATTGAAGGGCAAGGGAATAATATACAAAGGTCCTTTAGACAGAGGATTTGGTGATGAGTCAGGGAACCAGAGTTATTCAAGGTCTACCAGTACTGGGATTCTGAGTTCAAATACCCCATTGAGTTCGACTCGAGATGTTGTTATGCCTATCAGCAATGTCTTTCCTGAAGTTTGGTCTGGTATTTCTACCTTTCCTAACCCTGATGGAGTCCTTTTGAGAGAGTGGCTTAGAGCTGGTCAGAATAAGGCAAATAAAATGGAGAACTTGCGCATATTTAGACAAATTGTCAAACTGGTGGATTTTTCGCACTCTCAAGGAATTGCTTTGAAAGAGTTGCGCCCATCTTACTTCAAGTTGTTGCCATCAAACAGAGTTATTTATCTGGGATCATCTGTTCATCTTTCAGACAATGTCTTGGATCATGATGTTCCCCGGTCTGAGCATGATCAAATTGGCAAGAGGCCACTCGAAAAGAACTTGCTACCCTTTGACCATCATTTTGCAAAGAAGCATAAGTTTGGTGATAACATGCTACATTCTGGAAGGTTGCCTCACTCTTCATCCAGTTTTGACTTCAAAACTGCATCTGTTGATATTAGCAGAGTGGATAGTTTCCTGGGGCCTAATTCTGGGAGTCAGTCTAgtgaaaatcaaaatatcaagGTGGACTTTAAGTCTCAGAGCAGATCCAGTGTTCCACAAGCACCTGATATGTCACCACCAATCTTAACTTCAGTAAATTTTATGTCGGAAGAGAAATGGTATTCCAGTCCTGAGCAGCACAATGAGAGGCGCTTGGCATTTTCATCGAACATTTACTCTTTGGGAGTTCTTCTATTTGAG CTACTCAGTTCTTTTGACTCTAGAAGATCTCATGAAGCAGCAATGCTGGATCTACGTCACAGGATTCTTCCTCCAGAGTTCCTGTCAGAGAATCCCAAGGAAGCTGGATTTTGCCTTTGGCTGCTTCATCCTGAATCATCATCACGTCCAACTGCCAG ggaaattctgcaatttgaagTTATATGCAGCATTCAGGAATTAGCTGGAGATGAATTGGTATCATCTATTGAGGAAGAGGATGCTGAATCTGAATTGCTGTTGCATTTTCTCTTGTCActtaaagagaaaaaacaaagagatgCTTCAAACTTAGTAGAGGAAATTAGGTTCATAGAAGCAGATGTTCAAGAGGTTGAGAAAAGGCAAACTAGAGAATTACCAGCTTGTACCTCCTTAGCTGAGGAGTCCCTTGCTGCAAAGAGAAACAGATTGCTCAGGAGGGGGCATGTAAGTTCAGATTTTCGTCCTAGGTTGCCTCTTTTATGTGATGAGAAGATGACAAAGAATATCAGGCAGCTTGAAAGTGCTTATTTTTCAATGAGATCTAATATTCAGCTTCCTCGAAAGGATATGACTACACGTGGTGACAAAGGATTGTTAAGAATTCGAGAGAACTGGTCGttagggaaggacagagggatATGTAAAACCACTGATTGCCTTGGGGGATTCTTTACCGATTTGTGCAAGTATGCTTGCTATAGTAATTTTAAAGTGCGAGGGGTTTTGAGGAATGGAGATATGGCTAATTCAGCAAATGTAATATGCTCCTTGAGTTTTGACCGGGATGAGGACTATCTGGCTGCTGGTGGAGTCTCAAAGAAAATTAAGATATTTGATTTCCATGCACTTTTTGACGATTCCGTTGACATTCATTATCCAGTAGTTGAGATGTCAAACAAATCGAAGCTCAGCTGCATTTGCTGGAATAGCTATATAAAGAACTATCTTGCCTCTACTGACTATGATGGGGCAGTCAAG TTATGGGATGCAGCAACTGGTCAGGGATTTTCTGAATTTGTTGAGCATGACGAAAGGGCTTGGTCTGTTGACTTTTCTCGGCTGGATCCGACAAAATTTGCCAGCGGAAGTGATGATCATTTGGTGAAACTTTGGAGCATTAATGAG AGAAACAGTTTGTGCACAATCAGGAATAATGCCAATGTCTGCTCTGTTCAGTTTTCAGCTCAGTCAACATACTTGCTGGCTTTTAGCACTGCTGATTACAAGACATATTGTTATGATCTTCGAAATATTTCGACACCTTGGTGTATATTGGCTGGTCATGAGAAAGCTGTTAGCTATGCCAAATTTCTGGACAATGAAACACTAGTTTCTGCATCCACGGACAATACATTGAAGATTTGGGATTTGAATAAAACCAATTCTAACGGTTTGTCAAGGGATGCTTGTGTATTAACCCTACGAGGACATACTAATGAGAAG AACTTTGTGGGTTTATCTGTTGCTGATGGATACATCACATGTGGTTCCGAGACAAATGAGGTGAGAACAAGCTGCGATTTGCACCAACTTAG GTCTTTGCTTATTACCGATCTCTGCCTATGCCAATCACTTCCCTCAAATTTGGCTCCATTGATCCCATTTCTGGCAAAGAGACTGATGATGATAATGAACAGTTCGTTTCAAGTGTCTGTTGGAGACGAAAATCAAACATGGTCATTGCAGCAAACTCCAGCGGCTGTATAA